The Paenibacillus tianjinensis genome has a window encoding:
- a CDS encoding helix-turn-helix domain-containing protein — translation MNYIELGLKIRTERNRIGLTQEKLSELVGISESYLGHIERGDRKLSVETLISLASVLNVTIDSLLYEEISEESDIYINQFKYLTNKLAPKQKQIVIDVVKTLTSHLGAEE, via the coding sequence ATGAACTATATCGAATTAGGATTAAAGATTCGGACTGAACGCAACAGAATCGGATTGACTCAGGAGAAACTTTCGGAGCTTGTTGGCATTTCCGAGTCTTATCTTGGACACATTGAACGCGGCGACCGGAAGCTCTCTGTAGAAACACTGATCAGTTTGGCCTCTGTTCTTAATGTAACTATCGACTCCTTGCTCTATGAAGAGATTAGCGAAGAAAGTGACATCTACATCAACCAATTCAAATATCTTACTAACAAGCTTGCTCCCAAGCAAAAACAAATAGTGATTGATGTTGTAAAGACACTTACATCACATCTGGGTGCTGAAGAGTAG
- a CDS encoding DUF6602 domain-containing protein, with protein MIKNVAGLLNDLLQKEQEIIKKYEFIKHGPMIGNMYEGLTTSILEKTLPDSLNLRVVSGMITNDQGELSNQVDCMIVNGEGVELPHSKDFLYHHSQVLVIFEVKKNLYKNELIDSYQKMRRIFEISGPVDVSYKAVRDAYMQITQHEIPESKEALQKLNLTEQMIYHTLIVEECLPLRIVFGYEGYSSEYGLRDAFYNYLFENVSEDLSNATMGFGPHNFPNLIVSNGSSLLKMNAMPYVGGIDNGMWQLYASSSVNPLLIFLELFWTRISYKYGVPNVLFGEDLETEVIKKFISARAVVVEDKIGWEYSYYVVSKEKLENITQDFFEWEPAALDDQEYMIINWLCNKGELDINEADFTKWLNDEGRTINDVIEGLKEKRLAYLEDDRLLKLTTNECAVVIVKGQAYAAENNSGRLARWVKKQM; from the coding sequence TTGATAAAAAATGTCGCGGGGCTTTTAAATGATCTGTTACAGAAAGAGCAGGAAATTATAAAAAAATATGAATTTATTAAGCATGGTCCCATGATAGGGAATATGTATGAAGGATTAACGACATCCATACTTGAAAAGACTTTACCTGATAGTTTAAATTTACGTGTTGTTTCCGGAATGATAACTAACGATCAAGGTGAATTGAGCAATCAAGTGGATTGTATGATTGTGAACGGAGAAGGTGTTGAACTGCCTCATTCAAAAGATTTCTTGTATCACCATTCCCAAGTTTTGGTGATATTTGAAGTCAAAAAGAATTTATATAAGAATGAATTAATCGATTCATACCAAAAGATGCGGCGTATTTTTGAAATAAGTGGCCCTGTTGACGTAAGCTATAAAGCTGTACGTGATGCATACATGCAAATTACACAACATGAAATCCCCGAATCAAAGGAGGCATTACAAAAGTTAAATTTAACTGAGCAGATGATATATCATACTTTAATAGTTGAAGAGTGCCTACCATTAAGAATTGTTTTTGGTTATGAGGGTTATTCATCAGAATATGGATTGCGAGATGCTTTTTATAATTATCTTTTTGAAAATGTTTCTGAAGATTTATCCAATGCTACTATGGGCTTTGGGCCGCATAATTTCCCTAACTTAATCGTATCCAACGGTTCATCTCTCTTAAAAATGAATGCAATGCCTTATGTTGGGGGAATAGATAATGGCATGTGGCAATTATATGCTTCTTCAAGTGTAAATCCTCTATTAATATTTTTAGAGCTTTTTTGGACAAGGATTTCATATAAATATGGGGTTCCTAATGTTTTATTTGGAGAAGACCTGGAAACAGAAGTTATAAAAAAATTTATATCAGCAAGGGCGGTTGTTGTAGAAGATAAAATTGGATGGGAATATTCTTATTATGTTGTGAGCAAAGAGAAGCTAGAGAATATTACTCAAGATTTTTTTGAATGGGAGCCTGCCGCGTTAGACGATCAAGAGTATATGATAATAAATTGGCTCTGTAATAAGGGAGAACTTGATATAAATGAAGCTGATTTTACTAAATGGCTAAATGACGAGGGTAGAACAATAAATGATGTAATTGAGGGTTTGAAAGAAAAAAGGTTGGCTTATTTAGAAGATGATAGACTGCTAAAACTTACAACAAATGAGTGTGCGGTAGTTATTGTAAAGGGACAGGCTTATGCCGCTGAAAACAACAGTGGTCGTTTAGCTAGATGGGTTAAGAAGCAAATGTAG
- a CDS encoding AAA family ATPase, with protein MNESVRERKLLDDLANGKNVAINGKNHRIEDEFSRKLLQHIRTLSEKIIEPPIGQDKALELINFSQKIIESQEVLDLPEHSGEAIDSPHRTLRLKKLSAYNFRGLQNYNSIIFTYDFKSQPYLLTGVNGAGKTSVLNAIVWCLTGHLLWDRTMPSVPQRVDIKITDDSNTAKTVKNNWPIQVSIPALESIGTAKPYCWVELELTDGEEDLPVVVRREYSTNKESVTGMDSLDYLSIELALLMPGRVNHIQLNNDTQIGNLFFQISGLNALNKYGVFTSNNGMGRSLTTQINRLQQESQNLKQQLTDETRIFNENLPLDMKEAYEQVAVTEDNPINRAVSRIDWLKDNEVLRLNQLSDLFNISEELPDQQLINLGKEILVAHENLKTTVPSKWGEVQSLFRAIEDWGEEAESAWSNTQDIVKQNLQLSIDWYLKLKQTENLRLKIVAAQLIKEDDFNLCPLCEQKLDHNHSLRTELAELKQTDGLALKSVGEILNSLNIQLDRSFPDSFKRIKASTIKEVITNSYESNIGRFLKGKLESVRDIGYKSVNDLLVFEEPLLDSQTGFSSLKFALIDDPAVIEQFEAFEKKFDEYNKKILLISWASQHLKQLTDDMEFALGYKSMVKTSMLGKLTMANNIAISAKPVQTCVDQLQKVLDLFQQKKEVDTKLNVATRTKTACVDLARLTTISNELLLEDLKRVETELYETYKKLYGGEDLILKKIIPTSSGRNFSLSFWVGFKDMLVEAGGILNASRIRALLWSYVFSLAKVGTTNSSGDWLDFMVIDEPLTSLDQEHQRNFAQLIFNADDQKQVIVASHDLRWPRELQNISQSHSIAANFINCYGISSQRESVRLSDWTGQLEVKWNRWMDDSTDIELGRDYVAAAREWCEDELKDILIWASSPSLARDTLGPLIKKLEKAYSDDQHYGIIQVVQLTEALKLIEADLQNSHHGCSERKNIFKNQIQQVNKIMSGKVIDNMAIIRSTLQHRLSIISIT; from the coding sequence TTGAATGAGTCTGTACGAGAAAGAAAACTATTGGACGATCTAGCCAATGGGAAAAACGTTGCTATTAATGGTAAGAATCACAGAATAGAAGATGAATTTTCAAGAAAACTCCTGCAGCATATAAGAACTCTCTCTGAGAAAATAATAGAACCTCCAATTGGACAAGACAAAGCTTTAGAGCTAATTAATTTTTCGCAAAAAATAATTGAATCCCAAGAAGTCTTAGATTTACCTGAACATTCAGGTGAAGCCATAGATTCCCCACATAGAACGTTACGACTAAAGAAATTATCTGCGTATAATTTCAGAGGTCTTCAAAACTATAATAGCATTATTTTTACATATGATTTCAAGTCACAGCCTTATTTATTAACTGGGGTAAACGGAGCAGGAAAGACCTCTGTTTTGAATGCAATTGTCTGGTGTTTGACAGGGCATCTACTATGGGATAGAACAATGCCGAGTGTTCCTCAAAGAGTAGATATAAAAATCACAGATGATTCAAATACTGCTAAGACTGTCAAAAATAATTGGCCCATACAAGTTTCAATACCCGCATTGGAGTCGATTGGCACAGCAAAACCATATTGTTGGGTAGAGTTGGAACTTACTGATGGCGAAGAAGATCTCCCAGTAGTAGTTAGAAGAGAATACAGTACAAATAAAGAGTCGGTCACAGGTATGGATTCACTGGACTATTTAAGCATAGAACTTGCTCTCTTAATGCCTGGTAGAGTTAATCATATTCAATTAAATAATGATACACAAATTGGAAATCTTTTTTTTCAAATAAGCGGACTGAATGCACTGAATAAGTATGGCGTTTTTACAAGTAATAATGGGATGGGGAGATCTCTCACAACACAGATAAATAGATTACAGCAAGAATCCCAAAATCTAAAACAACAGTTAACTGATGAAACAAGAATCTTCAATGAGAATCTACCACTTGATATGAAGGAGGCTTATGAACAAGTTGCTGTAACTGAGGATAATCCAATTAACAGGGCAGTTAGTAGAATTGATTGGCTAAAAGATAATGAGGTTTTACGTCTCAATCAATTATCAGATCTCTTTAATATCTCAGAAGAACTACCAGATCAACAATTAATTAATTTAGGCAAAGAAATTTTAGTTGCCCATGAAAATTTAAAAACAACAGTCCCCTCAAAGTGGGGGGAAGTTCAGTCATTATTTAGGGCTATAGAAGATTGGGGAGAAGAGGCGGAATCAGCTTGGAGTAATACACAAGATATCGTCAAACAAAACTTACAACTATCTATCGACTGGTATTTGAAACTAAAGCAAACTGAGAATCTTAGATTGAAAATTGTAGCGGCACAACTTATAAAAGAGGATGATTTTAATTTATGCCCATTGTGTGAGCAAAAACTGGATCACAATCATTCGTTGAGAACGGAACTGGCCGAACTAAAGCAAACTGATGGATTAGCTTTGAAAAGCGTCGGTGAGATTTTAAATTCTTTAAATATCCAATTGGACAGATCATTTCCTGATTCTTTTAAACGCATTAAGGCCAGCACAATTAAAGAAGTTATTACTAATAGTTATGAGAGTAACATTGGTCGATTTTTAAAAGGGAAGTTAGAATCGGTTAGGGATATAGGCTATAAGTCAGTCAATGATTTATTAGTGTTTGAGGAGCCATTATTGGATTCTCAGACTGGATTCTCAAGTCTTAAGTTCGCATTGATTGATGATCCAGCCGTCATAGAACAATTTGAGGCATTTGAGAAGAAATTTGATGAGTATAATAAAAAGATTTTGTTGATTTCATGGGCTTCCCAACATCTAAAGCAGTTGACTGATGATATGGAATTTGCATTAGGTTATAAGAGTATGGTAAAGACAAGTATGTTGGGTAAGCTTACAATGGCAAATAATATAGCGATTTCAGCTAAGCCAGTTCAAACTTGCGTAGACCAACTTCAAAAAGTCTTAGATTTATTTCAACAAAAAAAAGAAGTCGATACTAAACTCAATGTAGCTACAAGGACTAAGACTGCCTGTGTGGATTTGGCCAGGCTTACTACTATATCTAATGAACTATTACTTGAGGATCTAAAGAGAGTAGAAACTGAGTTGTATGAAACATATAAAAAACTGTATGGAGGAGAAGACTTAATCCTGAAGAAAATAATCCCAACAAGTAGTGGGCGGAATTTCTCTCTTTCCTTCTGGGTTGGATTCAAAGATATGTTAGTTGAAGCAGGTGGGATTCTTAATGCTTCAAGGATACGTGCATTGCTTTGGTCTTATGTATTTTCTTTAGCAAAGGTAGGAACGACAAATTCCAGCGGGGATTGGTTAGATTTTATGGTCATTGATGAACCATTAACATCTTTAGATCAAGAACATCAACGAAATTTTGCACAACTAATCTTTAACGCTGATGATCAAAAACAGGTCATCGTAGCCTCACACGACCTAAGATGGCCGCGAGAATTACAAAATATTTCTCAAAGTCATTCTATAGCTGCCAACTTTATCAATTGCTATGGAATCTCCTCACAAAGAGAGTCAGTAAGATTATCGGATTGGACAGGACAATTGGAAGTGAAGTGGAATAGATGGATGGATGACAGTACGGATATTGAATTAGGACGAGACTATGTTGCGGCTGCTAGGGAGTGGTGTGAAGACGAGCTCAAAGATATTTTGATTTGGGCTAGTTCTCCATCATTAGCAAGGGATACTTTAGGTCCTCTTATAAAGAAACTTGAGAAGGCTTATTCTGATGACCAGCACTACGGAATTATACAGGTTGTTCAACTGACTGAAGCCCTCAAGTTAATAGAAGCAGACTTACAGAATAGCCATCATGGCTGTTCCGAAAGAAAAAATATATTTAAAAACCAGATTCAGCAAGTAAATAAAATAATGTCAGGGAAAGTTATTGATAACATGGCCATTATCCGTAGTACACTCCAACATCGTCTAAGTATAATATCTATTACATGA
- a CDS encoding recombinase family protein: protein MKVVVYARVSSERQAEKELSIPAQLKAMQQYCQGKGWTIVNEFIEKGKSAKTDDRPEFQRMIAMAKRTNRSFEAILVHKFDRFSRNRDDHVLYKALLKQYGVKVISIVEQTEADSPQDMLLEGMLEVISEFFNANLAVEVRKGMAQNAKQGYNNGGTPPYAYRTEHIALGNQKTKAVWVLGPREEIDTVRFIFNQYAYEEMGYKRIASLLNESNVPTQKGGKWSASTIQAIIHNESYLGRRIWNKQDYQTKGKKWRDRSEWIITENAHAAIINEELFKLCQQRSEKRHNGGGVTHNPYQIKPASPFWLRGIFTCDKCGSRMVGNSTSTTKKYGGQKYYVCGGYMRKGKEFCPYVSWRKDRIEQIVVNKLRSALLRLTFDNQLEEEIRKCHDEANRHQIVSAANMEAEINFLEKRIEQMQQEVQSGSGKAYYAEMIAEMSSELTEKRREHADHQLANQAFNVSQESLQTLQQDIKTMIALLDEETPSPQLMNEWVKKFVSNVTVHREMGKLHMTVQFINVDETLFEKNIVAEI from the coding sequence ATGAAAGTAGTCGTATATGCACGAGTATCTTCGGAACGTCAAGCAGAGAAGGAACTATCAATCCCAGCCCAACTCAAAGCTATGCAGCAATATTGCCAAGGCAAGGGGTGGACTATTGTTAATGAATTCATTGAAAAAGGCAAGTCAGCCAAGACAGATGATCGTCCAGAGTTTCAGCGAATGATTGCAATGGCGAAACGTACAAATCGTTCTTTTGAGGCTATTCTAGTCCATAAGTTTGATCGATTTTCACGTAATCGTGACGATCATGTGCTTTACAAGGCTCTGCTGAAGCAATACGGGGTTAAGGTAATCTCTATTGTTGAACAGACAGAAGCTGATTCTCCGCAAGATATGCTGCTTGAGGGGATGCTAGAAGTGATCTCGGAGTTCTTCAATGCTAATCTGGCCGTAGAAGTCCGTAAAGGCATGGCTCAGAACGCGAAGCAAGGTTACAACAACGGTGGTACGCCTCCATATGCTTACCGTACTGAACATATCGCACTCGGTAACCAAAAGACGAAAGCAGTATGGGTACTTGGACCACGGGAAGAGATTGATACAGTCCGCTTTATATTCAATCAGTATGCCTATGAAGAGATGGGCTACAAGCGAATAGCCTCGCTCCTGAATGAGAGTAATGTTCCAACGCAAAAAGGCGGGAAATGGTCGGCCAGTACTATTCAAGCCATTATCCATAATGAATCGTACCTAGGCCGTAGAATATGGAACAAGCAGGACTATCAAACTAAAGGGAAGAAGTGGCGGGATCGCTCTGAATGGATCATTACGGAGAATGCACATGCGGCCATTATTAATGAAGAATTATTTAAGCTCTGTCAGCAGCGTTCCGAGAAGAGGCATAATGGGGGCGGCGTGACTCATAATCCATATCAAATCAAGCCAGCTTCACCATTTTGGCTCAGAGGTATTTTTACATGTGATAAGTGTGGGTCAAGAATGGTTGGCAACTCAACATCAACCACAAAGAAGTACGGGGGCCAGAAATATTATGTCTGCGGTGGCTACATGCGGAAGGGCAAAGAGTTCTGCCCCTATGTAAGCTGGAGGAAAGATCGTATTGAACAGATCGTCGTCAACAAGCTTCGTAGTGCGTTACTGCGGCTTACATTCGACAATCAATTGGAGGAAGAGATTCGAAAGTGTCATGATGAAGCCAATCGTCACCAGATCGTATCCGCAGCAAACATGGAGGCCGAGATTAATTTCTTGGAGAAACGGATTGAACAGATGCAGCAGGAAGTACAATCTGGCAGCGGTAAGGCGTATTACGCAGAGATGATTGCCGAAATGTCTTCAGAATTGACGGAGAAGCGAAGAGAGCATGCCGATCACCAATTAGCCAATCAAGCCTTTAATGTATCGCAGGAGAGCTTACAGACGCTTCAGCAAGACATTAAGACGATGATTGCTTTGTTGGATGAGGAAACACCGAGTCCGCAGTTGATGAATGAGTGGGTGAAGAAGTTTGTTTCGAATGTGACGGTGCACAGGGAGATGGGAAAGCTTCATATGACAGTGCAGTTTATAAATGTGGATGAGACTTTATTTGAGAAGAACATAGTTGCAGAAATCTAA
- a CDS encoding ATP-binding protein, whose protein sequence is MENNLASGIMENTFFVRIDNKDHFEEISNLYGIVPAIKSRIDGQSNTYAVFMTTSPLDDARMSYAVQGCLKKLFEHSGKNLSQFKKELKLEYDALNDLRAGIAISSATEDRLDIAYLLEVTCFHINNEAKNNNGAVAVRGFLKAINIQEIDSHPFIEITKRSMNPQEEITNSSDPLIYIIDTGYEFVKIYFAINSHGMVRQLNGERIFPEKTVNNATDPSWDEREINSLIADPSACQLLADLCSGNRRLSMYEINGIAKSLCNVQGAQTILKERMELSGDYESIQLTLMGRLMSRYRRMGYDQNELACKSFCGLVVECRQNNEIKFGHITDLLRQPSNKIITLRNRRIGNQSITAIREQMQEQFNTDLNSDDVGITVYKSFVGAGKTSLYLAHIPDFIAEDKTVLIAFPTHVAKNDVFGRLSQFLDAESIEDKLINVPQVPNIEHEFDALIKSYYANGEYKRARRLMEDRLNEIIGASNGELNDERQQLERYLQVTDSLRDQDYTQGKIVFTTHDRLFSLGHIEPDVVIVDEDIVFAMLKQHQVEREEIIRLKGLIEGNMQSRYKQRVIQRIDTILRASKNQLGSLERFEPQSEKKEVLKIINDSQVGSISSRTVDHLFIASEYVNTLWIRENRATIPVINFVSKRELPAFACKVFVMSATADQEIYEQLFRADKVRFLEFDLPRLRARISMIHDYSFSRTSIENMEEREQLWEKTAFVRFIRDYRLNPISRSLEQRYQPKQPLIVTFSEYEEFFNTQGFDTTLHYGSVTSVNEHEGKNVAVFGTPNIPSFAYALYVNALYPNDKLESVPEYSRQLVSNSGYRFYFRTADHEKFRKIHMWMIESEMIQALGRVRPIDNECIIRIYSNYPPGCLDITFLNNK, encoded by the coding sequence ATGGAGAATAATTTAGCAAGCGGAATTATGGAGAATACTTTCTTCGTAAGAATAGACAACAAGGATCACTTTGAAGAGATCAGCAACTTGTATGGCATTGTTCCAGCTATTAAATCTCGAATCGACGGGCAATCAAATACATATGCGGTCTTTATGACAACAAGTCCATTAGACGATGCCAGAATGAGCTATGCTGTCCAAGGGTGTCTAAAGAAGTTGTTTGAGCATTCTGGGAAGAATTTGTCGCAGTTTAAAAAAGAATTGAAGCTTGAGTACGATGCCCTGAACGATCTGAGAGCAGGTATTGCTATATCTTCAGCCACCGAAGACAGATTGGATATTGCGTATTTATTAGAAGTTACATGCTTTCATATCAATAACGAGGCAAAGAATAACAATGGGGCGGTCGCAGTAAGAGGATTCTTAAAAGCTATTAACATACAAGAGATCGATTCCCACCCGTTTATAGAGATTACGAAACGATCTATGAACCCGCAGGAAGAAATCACGAATTCGTCCGACCCGCTAATATATATAATAGACACCGGATATGAATTCGTAAAAATCTATTTTGCTATTAATAGCCATGGTATGGTGAGGCAGCTTAATGGAGAACGAATATTTCCTGAAAAGACGGTAAACAATGCAACTGACCCTTCGTGGGACGAAAGGGAGATTAATTCCTTAATAGCCGATCCGTCTGCTTGTCAGTTACTGGCTGATCTCTGCTCTGGAAACAGACGCCTTAGTATGTACGAAATAAACGGGATAGCCAAGTCACTTTGCAATGTCCAAGGTGCTCAAACGATCTTAAAGGAAAGAATGGAGCTTTCAGGTGATTACGAATCAATACAATTAACGCTCATGGGGAGATTAATGAGTCGGTACAGAAGGATGGGTTATGACCAAAACGAATTAGCTTGCAAGTCTTTCTGTGGCCTAGTAGTTGAGTGTAGACAAAACAATGAGATCAAGTTTGGTCATATCACTGACTTACTGCGTCAGCCCTCCAATAAAATTATAACACTTAGAAACAGGCGAATTGGTAATCAGAGCATCACAGCAATTCGTGAGCAAATGCAAGAACAGTTCAATACTGATCTGAATTCCGATGATGTTGGTATCACAGTGTATAAGAGTTTTGTTGGAGCTGGGAAGACAAGCTTGTATCTTGCACATATACCTGATTTTATTGCCGAAGATAAAACAGTGTTAATCGCCTTTCCGACCCATGTTGCTAAAAATGATGTGTTTGGGCGGTTATCACAGTTTCTTGATGCAGAATCAATTGAAGACAAATTAATAAACGTACCGCAGGTGCCTAATATTGAGCATGAGTTTGATGCATTGATTAAAAGCTATTACGCCAACGGGGAATACAAACGTGCACGAAGACTCATGGAAGATCGCTTAAACGAAATTATTGGGGCAAGCAACGGAGAGCTTAACGATGAGAGGCAACAATTGGAAAGATATCTTCAAGTAACAGATAGCTTACGTGATCAAGACTATACTCAGGGAAAGATCGTGTTTACGACTCACGACAGGTTGTTCAGTCTCGGTCATATAGAACCTGATGTGGTCATTGTTGATGAAGATATTGTATTTGCTATGTTAAAGCAACATCAGGTAGAACGAGAGGAAATTATTAGATTGAAAGGTCTGATTGAAGGTAATATGCAATCACGGTATAAGCAGCGAGTTATTCAAAGAATAGATACTATTCTTCGAGCATCTAAAAATCAGCTGGGTAGTCTGGAACGTTTTGAACCTCAAAGTGAAAAGAAAGAAGTATTGAAGATAATAAATGATTCGCAGGTTGGTTCAATTAGCAGCAGGACTGTTGACCACTTATTTATTGCTTCGGAGTATGTGAATACGCTATGGATACGTGAAAACAGAGCTACCATCCCTGTTATCAACTTTGTAAGCAAACGAGAGCTTCCGGCATTCGCTTGCAAAGTGTTTGTAATGTCAGCCACGGCTGATCAAGAAATATATGAGCAACTCTTCAGAGCAGATAAGGTGAGGTTTCTTGAGTTTGATCTTCCACGTTTAAGAGCCCGCATATCCATGATACATGATTACTCATTCTCCAGAACCAGTATAGAGAATATGGAGGAAAGGGAACAGCTATGGGAGAAAACAGCCTTTGTGCGATTTATTCGTGATTACAGGCTTAATCCCATATCGCGATCACTTGAACAAAGATATCAACCAAAGCAGCCGTTAATAGTTACGTTTAGCGAATACGAAGAATTCTTCAATACTCAGGGGTTTGATACTACGCTCCACTACGGGAGTGTAACGAGTGTGAATGAGCATGAAGGAAAGAATGTTGCTGTATTTGGCACACCCAACATTCCTTCATTTGCTTATGCTCTTTATGTTAATGCCCTTTATCCAAATGATAAATTGGAATCCGTACCCGAATATTCTAGACAATTGGTTTCTAATAGTGGATACAGATTTTATTTTCGGACAGCTGACCACGAAAAGTTCCGTAAAATACACATGTGGATGATTGAAAGTGAAATGATTCAGGCGTTAGGGAGAGTCCGGCCAATTGATAACGAATGTATTATACGTATATACTCCAACTATCCGCCGGGTTGCTTGGATATTACATTTTTGAATAACAAGTAG
- a CDS encoding recombinase family protein, which yields MNIVTYLRVSSEQQANKELSIPAQREALFKYAEEKGWTVVEEYIDEAKSAKTDARPEFQRMIAAAQKSDKGFQMILVHKFDRFSRSRADHVIYKALLKKQGVIVTSASEPTEPDTPHGVLLEGMLEVISEFYNVNLRHETLKGMRENAVQGYHCGGRAPFGYRRKREGVKVTYCLGPNEEVGIVRTIFELAAEGWGGKRIMRELNRMGAGGRRWTPSTVLSILSNQAYRGYRIWNKKCIVEGTRNAEVEWIVVKEAHPAIIDDKLWNAAQSVLELRRPTKFK from the coding sequence ATGAATATAGTTACTTATCTGAGAGTGTCCAGTGAGCAACAGGCCAATAAAGAGCTGTCCATTCCAGCACAGAGAGAAGCATTATTCAAATATGCAGAGGAAAAAGGTTGGACTGTTGTAGAGGAATACATTGACGAAGCCAAATCGGCTAAAACCGATGCCCGTCCAGAGTTCCAGAGGATGATTGCCGCTGCCCAGAAAAGCGATAAGGGCTTCCAGATGATCTTAGTGCATAAGTTTGACCGTTTTAGCCGAAGTCGTGCAGATCATGTCATTTACAAGGCGTTGTTGAAGAAACAAGGCGTTATCGTAACTTCCGCATCAGAGCCGACAGAGCCAGATACGCCGCATGGTGTTTTATTGGAAGGGATGCTGGAGGTTATCAGCGAGTTTTATAACGTCAATCTCAGACATGAGACGCTTAAAGGCATGAGAGAGAATGCAGTACAGGGATATCATTGCGGAGGTCGTGCTCCGTTTGGCTATCGCCGGAAGCGTGAAGGCGTTAAAGTCACTTATTGCCTGGGACCAAATGAAGAGGTTGGAATTGTTCGGACTATTTTTGAGTTGGCTGCTGAAGGTTGGGGAGGAAAACGCATTATGCGTGAACTCAATCGTATGGGTGCTGGTGGGAGACGATGGACACCCTCCACTGTTCTTTCCATTCTTAGCAACCAAGCTTATCGCGGTTATCGCATATGGAATAAGAAATGCATCGTTGAAGGCACCAGAAATGCTGAGGTTGAATGGATCGTTGTAAAAGAAGCTCATCCCGCAATCATAGATGATAAGCTCTGGAATGCTGCTCAGTCGGTTTTGGAGCTTCGTAGGCCAACAAAGTTCAAATGA
- the radC gene encoding RadC family protein yields the protein MQSYQMNNLKALLANTLCEKSEGYVMEQLFNRYTTLPELLDVDEHELLTIKGIGKSKARQIISVLQLARILNAPTQEVYTIRSPKDAADLMMPELAHLQREHFVLLFLNTKNRVIGKETIAIGSLDSAIVHPREVYKAAVKRSSAAIIAIHNHPSGDPTPSQEDIALTERLVNAGEIMGVQLLDHLIIANENYCSMKERGLM from the coding sequence ATGCAATCATATCAAATGAACAACCTGAAAGCCCTACTGGCAAATACGCTCTGCGAAAAGTCAGAGGGATACGTGATGGAGCAGTTGTTCAACCGCTATACTACTTTGCCTGAACTATTGGATGTGGACGAACATGAGCTGCTAACCATTAAAGGGATTGGCAAGTCTAAGGCCCGCCAGATCATATCTGTCCTGCAACTGGCACGTATCTTGAATGCACCAACTCAAGAGGTATACACCATACGCTCTCCTAAAGATGCAGCAGACCTCATGATGCCGGAGCTCGCCCACTTGCAACGAGAGCACTTTGTACTGCTCTTTCTGAATACAAAGAACAGAGTGATTGGTAAAGAGACAATTGCTATCGGATCACTGGATTCAGCTATTGTCCATCCACGCGAGGTCTATAAAGCCGCTGTTAAAAGAAGCTCTGCTGCAATCATAGCCATTCACAACCATCCCTCAGGAGACCCAACTCCATCACAGGAGGATATCGCTCTTACCGAACGTCTGGTGAACGCAGGAGAGATTATGGGAGTGCAGCTTTTGGATCATCTAATTATCGCTAATGAAAACTACTGCTCAATGAAAGAGCGTGGCCTGATGTAA